The DNA sequence GGTGTGTCTCGAGCGCCAACCTCGCCGCACGGAGGCGGGAATCGACATTCTCCCGGTCGGGGAGTTCAGCCGCCGCCTGTGGGCGGGCGAGATCTCTGCGCCCTCCACTGAAGGACAAAGGACTCGTTAGAGTACAAACGTTGCCTCCGGATATGGCGGCCGATCCGGCCCTGGTTGCGGAGTGACGTAACCGAGCGGACCCGGAACTAGAAGCAGTGGTTGGGGCCGAGGGCGATGTTGCCCACGCCCAGGTCGTTGATACAACCGGCCACGTTGCCCACGATGGTGTTGTTCAGATAGCCGCAGTTGTCCGCGCCGAAGAACGCCAGGCCGTAGTCTCCGTTGGCGTTCAGGACGTTCTCCTGGACGAGAACGGCGTCGGCCCACAAGAACAACCCCTCGTCCCCGCTGGCCGACACGACATTGCTGCGAACGATGCAGCTCGCGCGATCCGTGAAGCTGGTGACGGCGATCCCCTGCTCGGCTGAGCCCTCGACGACGTTGTTCTCTATGATGCAGCCCTCGGCGAACACGGAGATGCCCACTCCCACCGCATCCTCGACGGTGTTGCCCACGATCTCGACCGGCCCCGACGCCTGCGTCTGGATCGAGCCGAAGGTCGAGGCTCCGGTGTTGCGCAGCTTGTTGCCGCTGATCGTCACCGCGGTGATGTCGTTGCTGGCGAAGATGGCGATGTAGCCGGTGTCCTCGATGACGTTGTCCTCGACGGTACCCACCGCGGTCTCACCCGGCGTGCCCTGGAACGCGATGGCCGTGAAGGCGACATCGCGGATCGTATTGCGGCGGGCCACGAACTGGACCACGTCATTGGCCACGATGCCCTGCGCTACGGCCTCGACGGTCGTGTCCTCGATGATGAGCAGGTCCACGAACGTCGTGACGGCGTCGCTGGCCGTGCTGCCGTTGATCGTTCCGTTGCGGATGGTGAGGCTCTTCAGTCCGCTGGCGTAGATCACGGCGCCCCCACCGGATCCCGTGACCGTGAAGCCGTTCAGGTCCAGGTCGACCGACTCTTGCCCGCTGCCGGTCAGGGTGAGGACGCTGCCCGGAGTCGTCGCGCTGATGTTCCGCGTGAGGATGTACTGGCCCGTGGGGTTGGTCAACGTGACCGGCTCGAAGATCGGGACGCGTCCCTCGACCGCGTGCATCGGCGTCACGAAGACCAGCAACAAGCAGGCCAGCAGCAGCCGGGGCGTCAGGCAGCAGAGCGTCGCGCCGGTGCGCATCATCCGCGTCATCCGCATCAGGGACACCCCGTCCCGGACAGCAGGTTGGGGCCCAGCGCGACGTTGCCCGTTCCGCTGTCCAGGATGCAGGCGAGAGCGTTGCCGACGATCGTGTTGTTCTTGTAGCCGTTGTGGTCACCGATGAACCAGATCCCGTAGCCCCCGTTGTTGTTGAAGACGTTGCCGTCCACTCTCGATCCGGCGTCCCACAGCCGCAGGCCGTCGCTGCCGTTGCCGCTGGAGACGTTGCGCGCGATCGTGCAGCTGGCCTGGACGCGGTAGACCGACTGGATCGACAGCCCCTCCTGGGTGGCACCCTCGACGACGTTGTCCGTGACGCTACATCCGTTGGCCACCAGCACGATGCCGAGCTCGACGTTCTCGACGAGGTTCTTCGTAACCTCGGCCGGCCCGACGGTTTGAACCTGGATGCCCCGGCCCGTCGAGTCGACGATGCGGTTGCCGTGAACGGTGACGCCCTTGATGTCGTTGGTCACGAACACGCCGCCCACGACCTGGGGTGACGGGGGCGGACCGATGTCGCGGATGAGGTTGTCCTCGATGGTGCCGACCGACGTCGCCGCCGGAGTTCCGGATGCAACGATGCCGAAACGAACCGGGCTTTCGATCACGTTGCGCCGGATCTGGAACTGGGTCACCTGGTTCAGCTCGACGCCGAAGTCCGGATTCTCGAACCGGATGTCCTCGATGACGACCAGCCCGACGTCCGTGACGTCCACTCCGTCCTGCGTGCCGGTCCCGGCGATGCCGCCGTCGCGGATCTGGAAGCTCTTCAGGTTGCTGACCGCGATGGTCGGCATCGAGCCCGCCCCGCTGCTGCTGACCGTGAAGCCGTTGAGATCGAGGTCGACCACCTCCTGGCCGGTGCCGACGAAGGCGAGGACCGACACGTCGAGGGCGGTCTCGAGATTCCGCGTCAGGTAGTAGCTGCCCGATACGGCGATCGTCTGCTCGGCCTCGAAGATCGGCCGCCGCCCCTCCGCGCCCCATGCCGCGAGGCACGACAGAGCCAGCAACATGACTGCTGCGAACGGTCGGAACATCACGGGCATCCCGCGGGCGATCCGGCCAGCACGTTGGCTGCCAGCGCCGTGTTGCCCGTCCCGAGGTCGAGGATGCACTGCGTCCCGTTGTCCACGACGATGTTGCCCTGGTAGCTGTTGTTGTCGGCGCCGCTGTTGAAGAAGATGCCGTAGACCGCGTTGTTGTTCATCACGTTGTTGTCGATCTGGTTGCCGTCGCCGTCGATGCGCAATCCGTAGAAGTCGTTGCTGACCATGACGTTGCCCGAGATACGGCAGTTCGTGGCCGCGCCAACTGCGAACAGCGGAGCCACGAGGATCCCGTCGTACCCGGCCTCTTCGATGATGTTGCCCGTGATCGAGCAGCTTTCAACCTGGGCATCGATACCCCAACCGAGCACCTCGGTGACGGTGTTGCGCGTGATCTCCGCCGGTCCGGTCGTGGCGACACGGATGCCGTCCGTCTCCGCTCCGTCGGCCAGTCCGGCGTTGCGCACGCGATTGCGCCGGACCGTCACGCCGTTGATCTCGGTCTGGACCAGGATGCCGGTCTCGAACGCGTTCTCGACCAGGTTGTCCTCGATCGTTCCGCTGGTGGTCGTGGCCGCGTTGCCGGAGACGTAGATGCCCGAGAGGTTCGTGTTGTCGGTCACGCAGCGCCGCACGCCGAAGCTGACGGGTTCGATCAGCGCCACACCGTAGTTGACGTCCTTGACCGAGATGTCCTCGACCTTCACCACCTTGCAGTTGATGCAGGCGAAGCCCGAGCGGGTCGAATCGCCGATCAGGGAGCCGTCGCGTACGACGAGCGAGCCCAGATTCTGGCCGATGATCACCGGGTAGTCGCCCGCGGCCGGGCTGAACGTCCCGGTCAGCGAGAAGCCGTTGAGGTCGATGTCGACGTTCTCGGAGCCGGTCCCGTCGATGAAGATCACGTTGCCTTCGGTCGTGTCGACGATGTCCCGCGTGACGACGTAGCGCCCGCTGATCGGCCCGGCCGATCCGTCGAGCGAGCCCGAGTCGAAGATCGGGATGCGTCCTTCTTCGGCGGTCGAAGGTAGCGCACTCGTCAGGAGGGCGGCGGCGATGAGGAGGAGGAGGCGTCGCATGTGGGCATCCTTATTACTAGCGCGGGAACTGCCGTCATGGATACGCCGAGATTCGCGATTGCGCAAGCTGGAAACCATGACAGACCCGGCCCACGCCGGGCAGCCTCCTCTATACACCCGTACGTGCACTTCTCCCAGCTTGCGCTGAAGCGCGGGTGAGTCCACAGGAACATCGGGCCCGGGCGATGGCCTCGGGCTAGCGCACCAGTTTCGCGAACATGTCGCTGAACGCAAGCGCCACGGTCTTCGGCATCTCGTAGCGCTGGACGAGACTGGTCACGACTCGACGAGGGATCGCCGAGTTCTTGTTGTTCAGCAGCCTCAGCCAGTCCTTGACGCCCGCGTCGGCCGAAAGGCCGGCGCTCTCGGCGAGCCGGCCCGTTCCCTTCATCGACTCGTCGTGATTCCAGCCGTTCATCACTTCGGCCATCAGTTCGCGCTCGACGGGAACCCTGTTTTGCGCCGCGTAGCGAATCACGTCTTTCATGCCGCCGGGATCGTACTCACCGACCTCGGCTCCGGCGACCACCAGCAGCCCCGGGTCCTTCGCCCAAACCTTGCGGTTCCTGGGGTCCTGCAGCAGCTCGACGACCTCGCGCCGCAACGCCTTGTTCGTCGACTCGTCCGTTCCTGTCAGTCGGTGCAACCGGAGCAACTCAAGACCGATACGAAGCTGCTCACGATGGGACCCTACACTCTTCAGTGTGCCGTATAGCACCTGGAACTCTCGAACGGCCTCGTCCCGGCGGTTCATCCTCTCGGCAATCCGCGCAGAGAGCTCCGCGAGCTCGAACACATCGGTCTCGTTGTCGAATCCGTGGTGTTCCAGCGAGGCCAGAACCATTCTCGCCTCGCGGTAGTCCTCCAGCTCGTAGAGCGCCCGTGCTCTGTAGTAGCGGAGCTTGGGATGCGTTGCGTCGGAGCGCTCGTTCAACAGCCTGATCAGGTGTTTCCACTTCCCGAATTCCGCGAACGACTCGGCCTTACGCAGGGCGAGTCGCTCCCATGCCACGATGTCCGCGGAGGTCCAGATCTTCTGGTCTTCCGGGGTATAGCCGGGAAGCGAGCTGATCTCCGTCGGGTCGAGCTTCGTCGCAAGATAGGCCTTCCCCTTTGGGGCGTATTCCGCCCAGTTCTTCTTGAGGTCGTCCTCCGCTCCGTCGATCCAGTGTCGATCCATCGTCGACGTTGCATGGCCAAGGCACAGGCGATGGAACAGCTCCTCGAGTCGGTCCACACGCGTCGTTCCTTGCTTGAAGTGCGCGACGGCGGCCCTGTCGATCTGCGCGGCTTGTTTCGGTTTGTCCCTTCTCATGTGTTGCGCTATCACGGAGCGAAGCTCGGGATGAACGATCAAGGCCTCGTCGTCGTGAGGAGCGGCTCCGACCAGCGAGGTCTCACGTTGCAGTTCACGAAACAGTATCCGCGCATCGTCGAGATCCTTCACCTTGACCTTGCAGGGCCCCGCGAGAACTTCCTTGATCAGGACAGCCGTAATGAACCGTGTCAGCAGACCGGGGTGGGCCAGCTTGCGGACGCGCTTGTCGTGGATGTGATCGATGAGGCGGTGGTAGATTCGACCCTGTAACTGGCCGTCGTCGAGCTTGAGGAAGAACAGCTTCTTCGTGGCCACGGAGCTCAGCGATTCGATGCTCTCCGATTGCACGAGATGCGCGGCCAGCTTCAGGCTCAGCGGGTTGGATCCGACTCGCATGACGATCTGCTCGACCAGGGACTGATCGACCACGTCCACTTTCTCGAGCACCGAGCCGACGAAACGCTGGGCAACCTCGACCGGAAGGTCGTGCAGCGGCATCTCCTCGACGGGGAGATTCGCCGTACGTCCGCGACCGGCGATCACGACGCGAACGGTCGGAATCCGTTCGCTGAACGCTATCATCATGCCGATCAACTCCTCGATGTACTCTGGAACGCGATGCTGGATCTCTTCGAACGTATCCAGAACGAGCAGGTAGGGGTGATCCCCCATGTCGAGGTGTTTCGTGACGACGTCGGCGAAGTCGGAAACGTACAGGTTGACATCGGTGCCGAAGGGATTGCTCTCTCCTCCGCGCTCTTCCAGTCTCGCGTGGCGGGTAAGCTCCAAGAGAAGTGACTCACACTCGGGTCGCGCCCGCGGATACTGCACCAGGAATTGATCCACCACCTCACGCAGCGTCGTGAAGGGCCGCCACCCCCTGAGGTGCGGGCGGTCGAAGTTCAAGTAGGCGAACGGGAAGCGCAGCTCCTCGGGCAGTTCCATGTGATCGAGAATGAACCTGGCGATGAGGGTCGACTTGCCGACGCCGCCGGGGCCATGGATGAGCAAGGGCGAGCGCCGGACGAACATCCCGAGCCCCTGCAGAAGCCGACGCCCCCCTTCGAGAATCGACGATGGAGGCAGAACACCGACATAGTCCCGCAGCGAGGTGAGTTCGTCGGCTCTGCCGACGAAGTCATCGGCCAGGTGATGGAACTGCGCCAGCAACTCTTCCAGCTTGATCCGTCGCTCGATGGCTGCGATCTCGGGCACATCGGACAAATCCAGATCTGTAAGCCACTTGACGACCTGCAGGACGTGGCCCAGGTTCTCCGGATCCTGCTGCTCCAGAGGGAGTGCCTCGCCGAGCAGGTAGCTCTCATAGGTTCGTTGTAGCTCGGAGTCCGTCGGGCGCGAAATGCTCTCGAGAGTTGCTCGAACCGAGTCCTCCGCGATCAGGCGACGTAACGCCTTGCGACGGTCTTGCGCGCGGAGGGTCCAGCGCGGCTGGTCCTGCTCGTCGTAGACGATGAGGCTGCCCGCCAGCGTGCGCTCGAGGGCCTCCGGGTCGGGCTCCGCTCCGCCGACGGGAGTCAGCGAGCCGGCGTCGAAGTAGACTTGCAGCGCGGCGCTCTCGACGTAGGCCCGCAACGCCCGGTCGTCTTCCGAGCCGGTCTTCGCCTCTTTCGTTCGGGCACTCTGCTCGCTGAAGAGCTGCTCCAGCGATTGTCTGTCCCATTTCTGTTTCATCATGAGAACACCACTTCGCAGGCGGACCACACCGCCTTCGCGACGTCGGCGATCGATCGATCCAACGATCCGCCGAGCTCGTTCTTCGTCCGGTTCACGAGGAACTGAAGCCCGTCCGCCGTCAGCTCGCCGCCGTGTCCCGTGTACAGGGCGGTGAAGTACTCCTCGAGCTCGGTGACCTGCACCCCCTTGGGCAGCTGGATCGGATCGGTGGGATTGAGATAGTCCGGCGCGCCTAGAACGACGATGTGGACGTTCGTGCTCTCCCTCTCCTGATTCTGCAAGATCAGCTCTCTGACGAAGTCCTTGGTGCCCTGTGCCACGTTGGTCTTGGTCAGGTGGTCGAAGATGACGATCCACGATTTCTCGTCCTCGTGCAGGTAGTCGAGGAAGAGCTCCGAGATCTTGATGCCCTGGCGCGCGTCCTGGGCGAACTCGTCGAAGGATCCCGTTTCCGATTCGGCCTGCGTGACCAGCTCGTTCATGACGCCCTCGGGGGTGACCTGGTTCGGGATCCAGCTCTCGAAATCGACGAGCCCGAGCTTGAACCCGCCGCGGTGGTCCCGGACGAACTCGATGTACTCAACCACGTAGGTCTTGCCGGTGCTGGGGGGGCCGTCGATCAGCGTGATTCGCTCGCCGTCCTCGTCCGCGCTGAGGATGGTCTCGATCCGCTGCCGGATCTCGTCACGATCGATGAACAGATCGCCGTCACCGATGAAGCAGCTTCCGAAGAAGGTCGGCGGAGGCGCGTACCAGTCGGGCCACCGCTTCGCCTCCTCGGGCGAGCCCGATCGATTCAGCAGCGTCTTGAAGACGACGTTCTTCGGCCGGATTTGCTGGGCGTGAAAGAGGAATTTCGTCTCCCAGCCATCACGGATCGCCTTCTCGGCGACCTTGAACACGATGTCCTGCTTGTCGTCGCCGATGGCGAGATTCTCGCGGCTCAGGTTGAGTCGGCTTTTCAGAAAGCGATCGAACTCGACGAGCGAGAACTCCTCGACGAGCGCCTTCTGGAACATCCTGTACTCAGCGGTGTTCATCGAACTAACCTCGGCTCCGGCAACGCTGTGGAAAGGCCGTGGTTCGGTAGAGCAACACGTATGAGGCCGCTTGGACTCGATTGAACCGTATTGTAATATTCAAGAACTTCCCGGATCAAGCCTGACTTCTTCCTGCGAGGTTGCCCATGTCAGAGTTGAGCGGTTCGCAATTCAAGCAACTTCAAGGTGCCCTGGTCCATGCATTCTCGATCTCCGAGCTCAAGCGCTTTGTCCGTTTCGAGCTCGACGAGACGCTCGAGAACATCGCCGTCGGCAACCGCGAGCAGATCGCCTTCGAGCTCGTCAACTGGGCCGACCGCGAGGGGAAGCTTCAGGCGCTCATCAATGCGCTCCCGTCGGCAAGACGGAACAACCCGAAGGTGCGTGCCTTCCTCGCGCGCTTCGACGCGTCGCCCCAGAAGGACGTCAGCCATCAAGAGCTGCAGAAGATGGTCTCGCCGTACGACATCCAACCGTCGCGCAAGTGGCGCAACACGATGGAGGCGCACGAGCGGAGGGTCTGCCGCATCGAGATCGACGGAGAACCCCGCGGTACGGGCTTCCTCGTCGCTTCGGACATCATCATGACCTGCCAGCACGTCGTCGCCGTCGTCGAAACCGGCACCGTCAAGCCTGCCAAGGTCGTCTGCCGCTTCGACTACAGGCTCCAGGTCGACGAGCCGGTCCCGGAGAGTGGGAGGACATCGATCCTCGGCGACGGGTGGCTGATCGAATCGAGTCCTCCGGACCCCATCGACGAGAAGCCCCTGCCCAAGGAGTACGAACCCGATACCGCCCACCTCGACTACGCGCTGCTGCGCCTCGCAGACAGGGTGGGTGACGACGCGCTGGGCACCGGGGCCCGCGGGTTCGTCCCCCTGTCTGCGGAGGTCCCCGAGCTCGAGATCGACGGTGCCGTCGGAATCCTTCAGCACCCGAAGGGAAGCACGCTCGGTTACGCCCACTCTTCCCCCTCGATCACGGAGGTCAACGAGGAGGAGACTCGCGTGCGCCACAGGACGAACACGAAGTCCGGATCCTCCGGATCGCCGTGCTTCGACTTCGACTGGAACCTGATCGCGCTGCACCACAGCGGCGACCCGGAAACGATCAAGCCCAGCTTCAACGAGGGGATCCCGATCAAGACGATTCGGGACAACCTCGCGCCGCAAGGCAAACAGGCACTCAACTGGTAGCTCCTACAGCAGGATCTCCTCGACGCTCGTCACGACACGCTGGCCGCCCCCGACGCCTTCCGTTGTCGAGGCTAACGGGTCGTTGTTCTTCAGGTGATGGAACGACAGGCCGGTCAACTCCTCGATCTCCGTGATCGGCACCTGGAACGTCTTGAACGACCCGAACGCGAACTCGACCGAGTCCAGGAAGCCGTTGATCGCCTGCTCTTGCGAGATGCGGTACGCCGTTGCGGACAGCTCGCCGTCGGTCTTGACCATCGCCGCGACCTTCCAGAATTCCAGCGGGATGATCACTTCGGTGCCGCTGGGGACGACGAGGATCGGGTCGTCGTCGCGGAAGATCGGACCCGTGAACACCGTCGCCTTGAAGTTGTGGTTGTTGGTGTTGTTCAGGATGTAGTTCTCGACGCCGCCCCACGTACCCCTGTTGCGATTGAACGCGTCGTGCTGTGGGCTGCAGTTGGTCCAGTGGAAGGTGTCGTCGTGAGCCTTCTTGGCCTCGGCGAAGTTCTTCCCCCACACCGGGTCGAGGCGCCGCACGAGATGCCCGCGGTCGAGCCGGTTCCACTTTCCCTTGTAGGCGTCGTTCTCGTACTGCAGATCATCCGGGACACGCGGATCGAGGAACCACTTGTCGCTGAACGTGTCGCGATCGATGTGCTTCTCTCGCCTGCCGTCGATGTTGGCGGCCGTGTAGTAGGCCTGCCGTCGTTCGCGGCTCATCACGAGGCTGAAGTGGTGGTACTTCATCACGTGACGCTGAAAGCTGGCGCCCGAGTCGAACACCGCATCGGCATATTGCTCCTGGCTCAGCCACGGCAACGGAATCTCGAAGTTGTTTCCGAGAAAGTCCGGCTTGTACCCGGGCCGTTTGCGATACTCGGGGTCCGGATCGATCGAGGTCGTGGTCTCGAGCGGCGCCTCGGCCAAGTCGGGCGCCTTGGCCGCGCCCGCGATGCCGGCTACCGTTTCCGCCGTCACCGACCGGTCGCCGATCGACACCGTGATCGTGACCGGGATGGTGACCGAGAGGGTGTTGTCCC is a window from the bacterium genome containing:
- a CDS encoding trypsin-like peptidase domain-containing protein, which encodes MSELSGSQFKQLQGALVHAFSISELKRFVRFELDETLENIAVGNREQIAFELVNWADREGKLQALINALPSARRNNPKVRAFLARFDASPQKDVSHQELQKMVSPYDIQPSRKWRNTMEAHERRVCRIEIDGEPRGTGFLVASDIIMTCQHVVAVVETGTVKPAKVVCRFDYRLQVDEPVPESGRTSILGDGWLIESSPPDPIDEKPLPKEYEPDTAHLDYALLRLADRVGDDALGTGARGFVPLSAEVPELEIDGAVGILQHPKGSTLGYAHSSPSITEVNEEETRVRHRTNTKSGSSGSPCFDFDWNLIALHHSGDPETIKPSFNEGIPIKTIRDNLAPQGKQALNW
- a CDS encoding right-handed parallel beta-helix repeat-containing protein → MFRPFAAVMLLALSCLAAWGAEGRRPIFEAEQTIAVSGSYYLTRNLETALDVSVLAFVGTGQEVVDLDLNGFTVSSSGAGSMPTIAVSNLKSFQIRDGGIAGTGTQDGVDVTDVGLVVIEDIRFENPDFGVELNQVTQFQIRRNVIESPVRFGIVASGTPAATSVGTIEDNLIRDIGPPPSPQVVGGVFVTNDIKGVTVHGNRIVDSTGRGIQVQTVGPAEVTKNLVENVELGIVLVANGCSVTDNVVEGATQEGLSIQSVYRVQASCTIARNVSSGNGSDGLRLWDAGSRVDGNVFNNNGGYGIWFIGDHNGYKNNTIVGNALACILDSGTGNVALGPNLLSGTGCP
- a CDS encoding right-handed parallel beta-helix repeat-containing protein codes for the protein MMRTGATLCCLTPRLLLACLLLVFVTPMHAVEGRVPIFEPVTLTNPTGQYILTRNISATTPGSVLTLTGSGQESVDLDLNGFTVTGSGGGAVIYASGLKSLTIRNGTINGSTASDAVTTFVDLLIIEDTTVEAVAQGIVANDVVQFVARRNTIRDVAFTAIAFQGTPGETAVGTVEDNVIEDTGYIAIFASNDITAVTISGNKLRNTGASTFGSIQTQASGPVEIVGNTVEDAVGVGISVFAEGCIIENNVVEGSAEQGIAVTSFTDRASCIVRSNVVSASGDEGLFLWADAVLVQENVLNANGDYGLAFFGADNCGYLNNTIVGNVAGCINDLGVGNIALGPNHCF
- a CDS encoding right-handed parallel beta-helix repeat-containing protein is translated as MRRLLLLIAAALLTSALPSTAEEGRIPIFDSGSLDGSAGPISGRYVVTRDIVDTTEGNVIFIDGTGSENVDIDLNGFSLTGTFSPAAGDYPVIIGQNLGSLVVRDGSLIGDSTRSGFACINCKVVKVEDISVKDVNYGVALIEPVSFGVRRCVTDNTNLSGIYVSGNAATTTSGTIEDNLVENAFETGILVQTEINGVTVRRNRVRNAGLADGAETDGIRVATTGPAEITRNTVTEVLGWGIDAQVESCSITGNIIEEAGYDGILVAPLFAVGAATNCRISGNVMVSNDFYGLRIDGDGNQIDNNVMNNNAVYGIFFNSGADNNSYQGNIVVDNGTQCILDLGTGNTALAANVLAGSPAGCP
- a CDS encoding ATP-binding protein, with protein sequence MNTAEYRMFQKALVEEFSLVEFDRFLKSRLNLSRENLAIGDDKQDIVFKVAEKAIRDGWETKFLFHAQQIRPKNVVFKTLLNRSGSPEEAKRWPDWYAPPPTFFGSCFIGDGDLFIDRDEIRQRIETILSADEDGERITLIDGPPSTGKTYVVEYIEFVRDHRGGFKLGLVDFESWIPNQVTPEGVMNELVTQAESETGSFDEFAQDARQGIKISELFLDYLHEDEKSWIVIFDHLTKTNVAQGTKDFVRELILQNQERESTNVHIVVLGAPDYLNPTDPIQLPKGVQVTELEEYFTALYTGHGGELTADGLQFLVNRTKNELGGSLDRSIADVAKAVWSACEVVFS